The window ATACTCACAGATGGCATTGATTTGGACATCTGGGTTAATTGCCTCCAGAGTTGTTTTTGCCTTGAGGACTCTCGGTTTGCCAACCCAATCATGGGTCATCAAAATCTGGCGATTCATGTCATCTAACCGCAGTTCGCCACCGCGCAAGAGAATCAAGCGACCGACTCCAGCCACTGCCAGATAAAGTGCTGCTGTTGCCCCTAAGCCACCGACTCCAGTCACCAGTACTGTTGCGTCTTTTAAACGTTGCTGTGACTCTTCACCAAATCCGGGGAGCATGATCTGGCGACGATAGCGCTCTAGTTCAATCGGGGTCAGAGTTTGCACAATTTCATCTCCACGGGGTGATTTTGGGTTCCTGATTCCTAGACAAAGACGAGGAGTCAGAAATTAATTAATCGGAGCCAATTTCGGACAGCAATACCACATTTTGGGGTTTGTCATTGAACACCTTAAACAGTTTTTCGCTTAAAGGAGAAGAGGTGGTGAAGGTGTTGTATGCCTGCTCTAGAGCTGCTCGATACCGTTTAAGTTTCTCTGGCTCACTTAAGTCTGTATCTTCCAAATTAATGGTTTTGATGAAAGAAGAGAACTTCTGAAGAATATGTAACCGATTCACATTGACGAACTGTGGATCGTAGGGAAGTTCAAAGAATTCAAGGTATTCTTCTGCATTCACCAGTTGTTGGAATTCAGCTAAGGTTCCAGTCATACGTTTTGCTCCAATTGCTTTAGCTGCTGTTTCAGTTGATCAATCTGCCGATAGATTTGGTAAGTCTCGCTGGCGGCATCCATCAAGCGTTCATAATCCGTGGGCAAGCCTTCCGCTAAGTCGTGCAAATCCATTTTCATTTGTCCGGCTTTGCTGTTAAGGCGTTTGATTTGTGTTTTCAGCTCTTCAGTGTTGGTAATTTCGGTTGTTTGAACCATTGAACCTCTTCTTTAGACTTCCGAATTCTTAGCTCTCCGACTTCTTCAAGAAGTCGGAGAGCTAAATGACTAAAGCCTGCCGACTTCGGGAAAGCGCTCTGCAAGGTTGATGCCGGAGGCGATAATTTTTGCACCCTCAGCTTCAAGCTTTTCCAGCGAGTCGAAGCCGAACCGTTGGGCATCACGCAGGGTCTTGGAGACCACGAGTAGGCGGCCAGAAAAGACCAGCGCCCAACCAAAGCCTTC of the Neosynechococcus sphagnicola sy1 genome contains:
- the nifW gene encoding nitrogenase-stabilizing/protective protein NifW, giving the protein MTGTLAEFQQLVNAEEYLEFFELPYDPQFVNVNRLHILQKFSSFIKTINLEDTDLSEPEKLKRYRAALEQAYNTFTTSSPLSEKLFKVFNDKPQNVVLLSEIGSD
- a CDS encoding CCE_0567 family metalloprotein, translating into MVQTTEITNTEELKTQIKRLNSKAGQMKMDLHDLAEGLPTDYERLMDAASETYQIYRQIDQLKQQLKQLEQNV